TCAATTTGGATTCAAATTTCTTGAGACTTAAACAGCGAAAATTAAGAAATGCAGGAATTCTCTGGGCTTATAAAGATCCTAAAATTGCTTTCATAAAATATTATTCAATTGGGGAGGTTTTTAAATTCATAACGAAATAAAACTAACTGATTCATGCAGTGAAAATGGTAATGAAACATTTGAAAAATGGATCGCAATTGGTGATATTCACGCATCGCTTCAACCTTTAAAGAAAATTCTAGTAAAATGTCAAGAATATCCAAATCATAAATTAGTGTTTCTCGGAGACTATTTTGATTATGGCACGAAACTAAAGGAAACACTGAATACATTAATTAACCTTGATCAAAATAATGTCTTTCTTTATGGAAATCATGATTGGGAATTTTTACAATTTTTAGAAAAGCATGGAAATTCAAAATCTAAGCGGAAAGAAATTTTAAATCACTTCAGTATAGGGGAGGAACATGTATATTGGCTTAGCAGATTTTTGAAATTTTCCTATCAGACCAAGTCAGCATTTTTTT
This sequence is a window from Leptospira ellinghausenii. Protein-coding genes within it:
- a CDS encoding metallophosphoesterase — encoded protein: MGDIHASLQPLKKILVKCQEYPNHKLVFLGDYFDYGTKLKETLNTLINLDQNNVFLYGNHDWEFLQFLEKHGNSKSKRKEILNHFSIGEEHVYWLSRFLKFSYQTKSAFFSHSGVDDRLPLEKQTIQSLLSSSFRGNLDHVTNKLIIQGHLPMRKIKKMNNHWFLDTGCGQGGTLSALVYPEFKILNSKCSSKL